The genomic region CAAGATACTGTATCGTCGCCATAAGAAGTTCAATAATTGCTTGTAAATCGAAACCTTTTCAATattatatggggtcaccaggcatataAGATTTTCCTGAGTAAAGGTACAATCAGACGACAAGCAAATATTGATTCTCttcggtggtgcaaagaaaaatgAGGTTTTGACATCTCCTTGATGCATCCATGTCTTTTGTTAATTTGTACAAACTagaatatgatttatatttcatatgatattttttattaaaaagacataCTTCGAActtcggagaatgtggtaccgtttaaaaaaacacttctacTGCAGGTTGGCTacgtttttgtttcattattgtgTGAACTGTGATGCAAATATCTTTTCCACCCGATTTGGTGTTGAGCATATTTTGATTTGCCAGCATTCCAACTAAACTAGTTCGGTGCATATACACAGCGTAGGCACATAGTATCGCATGTAAATGGAACTGTTATGTATAATACCTACGCCGGTAcacatcaaaacaaacaaaaactaaggaagaaaatatgattatatgtataaaattagTAGCGCTGTTGCTGTACTGAAGCGCTGTGGATTAGTGTTGGTGCTGTCGAGTATGATTTGCGCTTCAAGTTGATATCATTTAAAGCCTTTGGAAGGAATACAATTGAGTGCCATTtgaaccatgtattgttatgccTGTTTTGCTTATCGATTGCGGAAACAAAAGGTTGTACCAAATACCTTAACAAAAGAGGAAACAACCCGAAAACAGTAGTCTGTGTGCCGGTGTATTTTACACATCAAACGGACCCTTTTAAACCCAAAAGTCCTCTAATTGAAGTCTGGTATGTAGAAATCGTCGGGGTATGGGCGCAATAAGAAGGTATGATTTGCATctaaagtaaaattaaaaatttgacttgttaaatgtttaattagaCTATGATTGTATCACAATACGGGAGGTCAAGGCTTAGAATCAAACAACTGCAAGCTTTGTTTATAAACCAgaattaatttgtttacagGCATTTGGGACAAGATACGATAAAAAGGAAAAAGGTGGAGATAAGGACAAGGCAGCAATTGAAGAATCAAAGCCAGACTCAGCtcaaccaaaacttaaagaaagTCAATACTAGTATGCTAAAAAGCAGGTTAGACaaattttaagacaaaataCAAGCCACGCAGCTAGCATCTTTAATCCGGCTTGATCAATTCGTTTTTAAGTGTTAGTttatacttgtttttcaattattgaaaaatgagGTTGTGAACAAACAAGCTAgttaagcccccagtagactctTGTTcctgtgaactcgtgtttcgctgagcgttccaaggcggtactcccatcattAATAGGTAGATTTTTAGATGCGTGTGTGTTATGTTTGTggcatttgtatttgtatatgtggtGCTTTATACGTTTGTATCTCTAGTTGATTGTCATTTCGGCTCTTACCTTGTGCATCTAAACAGGCtatattattgaatttttaactACTGGACTTATCACTGTAATGATCATTGTATTATTGGATGGAGGAGAATTGagatatacaaaatgaataccTAAAACTAGCTatagaaatatctttaaactggTTAAAAGCGTGCGAAATGTGTGTCGAAGTGACCTTGTAATTATAACTATGTTATAAAAAACTATTGTGAAGCATAACCATTAGAGAACGTggtaattaatacatttataggtTTAAAAGTATAAAGAGACACTTAAGAATGGTTTATACTGTAAGGAAGATTATACCTTATCTGAGTTTAAATATCCTTAAACATCTTAACAAGTGTTAAATCGATAGATAGGCGCCTTTATATATGGACGTTTTTTCGTTTAacttatacaaattaaatacgTTATTAGCATTCAGGAAGTGTCGCTGTTATCATATTTGCTATAATGGCTATCGGAGCTAATAAATGCTTGTTAACATTGATATATGGAGGATTTTCAACTCttgtatatttcaatttgtCGTTGAAGTATTCCATACCAACATTACTTTTTGTGCTATTTGTTCTTATTGTGATTCTTTATGCAAATGGTGATATTGCATTTAAAGAGTTGTTAGTTCCTCTGTGTTTGCCATTACtaattttaatatgtgtttctGCAGTCGTGTTTTCTTCTATATGGATTTATTGCACTTGGAATGAATGCTGTACATCTACATGGATAACGAGCAACTTGACAGGTAAATCTCTTTAGTAGAAATTATCTTCTATTCCTAccatataattttcaaaagtattattatcattttatgtcAAGTTATAAGAATAATAAAGGTGATCTATGTCATTTATCAAAGGCTTGGCGTTTGCCCTCAACCAAAATCTGTATGGGCAACATCTTGTCATTGGACCAACAGTCAAACACTTGAGAGGGCATGTAGAAACACACCCAAAAAGGCCTCTTGTGCTCTCGTTTCACGGAGTGCCGGGCACTGGAAAGAATTTCGTTAGCTCCATGATCGCCGAGCATATGTACGCAAAAGGAATGTCAAGTCAGTATGTACATTACTTCTCAGCAACGAAGGACTTTATTCATGAGGACAGGCTGGAAGAATATCAGGTAATGGTGATTTAAAAGAACGCAATTGTTTACGGCGTTAAGGTAATTCTAGATGTGATGGCGAcagaaaaatattgtcaaactgtttcaaattcaattttaacatactgcCAAAGTTGTttctttaacaataaaaaacttAATATGCATAtctatatatcaataaaaactacagggacaggcacAGTAATATGCATATCATGTAATGATACAGTGAACATTATCATGTTATAGCTCACCATAAAGCAGCATATCGTAGCAGCCGTACAGGCATGTCCTCAATCTCTCTTCATTTTCGATGAAATGGACAAGATGCCAAGTGGAATCATGGATGTTGTGAAACCGTACCTTGAGTATAACCAACCTGTCGATGGAACCGATTACAGGCATTcagtgtttctatttttaagGTAAGTTAACTTACAATTTTTGCTTGTATATTCATTCATTGTTGAACTCTTGATGTACGTATACTAACGGAAAGAAAAACTGTACATACTATGAAACTATTCTTCAAAAAGGTCAATCTCCTTTAGGATGACATGTTCTTCAATTGTTGTAAACGAGTATGTGTGATATAGAGATGTGTTATTTTTGAAACGCTGCTTTTTCTGATTTTTTGGAGCAGCTGGTATGTTTAACATAAACCTAATTTTTGTAACTGTCACTTCAACGTTGAATGAAAATTGCGTTGTCTTTGGTAACCATAGCAACTTTATGTCAGTGAATGTAATGCAGGTAtagattaaaacaacaaaaccaaaCCGCCGGCTTGACATTATCActggttttgaaattttataagTACAATCATACTTATGTGAGAAAGCCAACACGGCCGTGCAATTATCGCATACTTTGTCGGAATATATCAAGCGGACTGTATGCGTTAAGGTACCTCACAATTTTAAAATACGATGCTGTTGTTATAATTGTAATTTCTTAAAAGCAATTCAAGGTTATTTGTGctgttgtttgtcttttttgtttcttttacaatacatttccGGTGATAGTTTAAAATCTCAAACATCCCCacaataaaacttggtatattaCCGCGCATTTTATTAGTCCTATCCGTTGACTGCCAACAGagttaaatcatttaaatttctacATTTAAAAGGCGGGATCAATGATATAatcatgtaaaaatattgaaagtgCTGTCACGGCTCACGTTTCATTGTCTTTCTTAAGGTAACACAATGAAAATAACAGGGACACCGTAGCCTAAAATTAAACTAAGGATAATGATCAAGTATAACAATCTGCCAACTGTTGTGAGGTTTTTCACATTCCACAAATACATTGTTCGCTTTCAAGATGATCGATTTTGAATCTTCTTCCTCGGTTCTTTCCtattcaattttatatattcatttgctGATACGAAGGTTGTTCTCTCTATTTATGTAGATACATAAGGCTGTATTATTGAGTTTAAGTGAAGAAATTGTTTGATAAAGGAAATGTCACTTATCAAATTTAATCGATGATAACATTCTTAAATATTAACTCGTGCCTTGCTACCTTTATTAGACTGCTTTTGCTTTGATTTGATTGTCtttgaaaatgcaaatttaGGAATAAACAATCACAATTACACATGTCACTAGTTTTACTATTTTATGATAGctttataatacaatatttatatgtttgactGCGTGTCTCGTGTTCGTATTTACAGCAACATTTGAGGTAATCAAATAACAAATGCCTTGCTTGATCACATCCAAAATGGTAAAAAGCGATATACCTTGAAATTCCGAGATTTAGAGGAAATTGTGCGTGTCCAGAGTTACAACCTTGAAAGTAGGTGTAtatatttgctcttttcaaACCCGTTCATTCTAACAGTCAATTCGTTTTCACTTCGCAGGGatatttcagtttaataaaagtatagacataatttgtattttatttcatgaaaaaatgataattatatataacgtTATCGTGGTCTTCAGTTTGTTTTCACATTTCACATTTCTGAATTGCAGACGCATTGATGAACAGCGATTTGGTAAGAAGCAGTATTATTTCTGCGTTTATCCCTTTCCTTCCTCTTGAGAGAAGACACGTGGAAAAATGCATCAGAGACGGATTGTTTGCTAAGGGGCATTACCAGTATGGCTTTCAAATCGACCAGGATGTTGTAAAGCAAACTGCGGACGAGTTGACCTACTTTCCCGAAGACACTCGCCTTTTTTCAACTACAGGATGCAAAAGGGTATATGAAAAGATCGATCTCATCATGCAGCAGGATTAACTGTGTATGGCATGGAGTTGGTATAGGACGAGACTGTCAAACAACCCACAAATTTCATCTGAAAAGGGGAAAACATTACTAGAGTAGACctattaataaagtatttaataacattaaGTAAGAAATTAAATTGCTTGTAACAGAAATATTTCGtattgtttcaaacaaattgTTCACAAAGGTTGGCTGAGTAAACTATTCAGTACTTGTATGTTCTCGTTGGAACGAGTCCAGAGTCCTGCAcacgttttttttcttgaaattcttTACCATTATCTTATTTGGCATGTATTTGTTTTCCTGTATGTTACTTTTACACATAAACGTTCATAAAATAtagttgatatttattttatttttttgcattattattaatatgtaaACGTTTAGACAAATCACACTCATTTTATGTTCTTTTGCAAAAAATCAGTAGAACAGAAATAAGGTTTTTTCTCAACGCTTGGAATACTTGAGTTTAAAATTATGCATGCACAGCTCGAAGAATTTTTGATAGCGCGTTTATacgtttgtattttgttttctctATTTGTATGTCGTTGGACCTGGTCTCAGCAATAATA from Mya arenaria isolate MELC-2E11 chromosome 3, ASM2691426v1 harbors:
- the LOC128228540 gene encoding torsin-1B-like, coding for MAIGANKCLLTLIYGGFSTLVYFNLSLKYSIPTLLFVLFVLIVILYANGDIAFKELLVPLCLPLLILICVSAVVFSSIWIYCTWNECCTSTWITSNLTGLAFALNQNLYGQHLVIGPTVKHLRGHVETHPKRPLVLSFHGVPGTGKNFVSSMIAEHMYAKGMSSQYVHYFSATKDFIHEDRLEEYQLTIKQHIVAAVQACPQSLFIFDEMDKMPSGIMDVVKPYLEYNQPVDGTDYRHSVFLFLR